CGCCACCAGACGTCGGCCTGGGAACCTCTGGCGGGCCGCTTCGATCACCGCACCAATCGCGGTGGGGTGATGGGCGTAATCATCCACCAGGTAGATGCCGGCGAATGGCCCGCTGACGGTGAACCGCCGTTTCACCCCCCCGAAAGTGCCCAGGGCCTCGGCAGCTTCCAAGATCGGAACCCCGGCCGTGCTAGCCGCCGCCAGAGCGGCCAGGCTGTTCTCCGCCGAATGCCGCCCCCAGAGCCTGACCCGGCTGTCCAGCTCGCTGCCGTCGGGGCACCGGAAGCGGAACTCCGTCCCTTCCTCTGTCTGAGTCAGTGACAGCAGCCGCCAAGCCGCCGGCTCTCCCCGACCGTACGTCACGCTGAGCCCCGTGCCTGCCCGGGCCAAGGCGCGGCCCACTCCTGGGTCGTCGCCGTTTACCAGCCGCTGCCGGCAGCGCCGCATGAACTCGCCAAAGGCCTCTTCCACCGCCTCACGAGTGGGGTAGCAGTCCGGGTGATCCTCTTCCACCGTGGTCACCACTCCCAGCCACGGATCGAGGCTGAGGAAAGTCCGATCGTACTCGTCTGCCTCCAGCACGAACAGGTCTCCGCCACCGACTCGGGCATTGGTGCCCCAACCCTCCAGCACTCCTCCCACCACACACGTCGGGTCCTGCCTCGTGACGGTGAGAAGGTGAGCAACCAGGGCAGTCGTAGTCGTCTTGCCGTGAGTGCCAGCGATTGCCAGCAGCCTCTTGCCCTGCGCCAGCCAGGGCAGGAACTGATGGCGCTTCCACACCGGAATGCCGTGAGCCCGAGCCCAGGCTATCTCAGGATTGTCCTCGCCCACCGCCGAAGTGGCGACTACCAGCTCCGTGCCTCGCACGAGGAGCGGCTCATGGCCCAACTGGAACGTCAGGCCCAGGGCTTCCAGTGGCGGCACCACGCTGCTTCGACAGCGATCCGAGCCCGAAGCTCGAAGCCCCAAGCCTAGAGCCACCCGCGCCAGTGCCGAGAGCCCTGACCCTCCCACTCCCACGAAGTGCACACTGCGGGGCAAGAAGTCCGTCACTGCCCCGGCCCCCTGAGCGCGCGTATCTTCCGTAGCACACCGGCACCAGCCAGAACCAGCCCGAAGAGATAGGCCACCGTGCCGACCGACAACCCACCCACCGGCAGCGAAGTGGCGGACACCTCCGGCTGCAAGCGTAGGCGTACGACAACACCCTCAGCCAGTGCTCCCCCCAGCGCCGGCAGCAGGTTCTCCCGCAACATGAGGGCAAAGAGCAGCCCGTTGAGCCCCCCCAGAAGACCACCAAGGAGCCGAGAGGAACGAGATACCCCCGCCTCGCGAACCACGGCCCGGGTAAGCAACATCACCCCACCCAGAACGCCGGAGTACACCAGAAAGAAGTACGGCCCGGGGTTGGCGAAGGCCAGGTCCCCGTCGGCCCCCAGGGCTCGCCGCAGGACCGAGGAGACTCGGGCCCCTACAGCGAGTACCAGCGAGGCTACGCCTGGCTCGCCCAAGCCCACGATCACCGCCAGCGAAGTCGCCACCGAGAGGACCGAGCGTGCTCCTCCCTGACCGGCGCCGATGAGCCCGAAGAGCAAGGCGAGGGCAATCCCCAGCGTGTCATGGTCCAGGACCACTTCAGTGGGCAAACCGGCCTCCCCTGGACATTTGCTGCAGGAGCTGGGCCAATCGCTCCGCCGCATCGGGCACGGCCAGGGCCTTCGCTCGCGCGGACATTGCGCGTAGGGAGCCTTCGTCTCGGAGCAAGCCGAGTACCTCGGGGCCGAGGCGTTCCAGTACCTCCTCGTCCTCCACCACCACGGCGCATCCGTTGCGCTGCAGATAGGCGGCGTTGTGCCGCTGGTGCCCGCCGGCGAAAGACCCCGGCACCAATACGGCCGGACGCCCCGCCGCCGTCAGCTCCCCCAGCACGGCGGCGCCGGCCCGGCTGACTACTAGATCGGACGCCACCATGGCCTCAGGTAGGCGATCCAAGTAAGCGAACAGATGATAGCCCTCGCCCGCAGTCAGCCCGGCGGCCTCTGCTTCCTCTGCCACGGCCTCGTGGTCCCGGCGCCCAGCGACGTGCAAGATGTCCGCCACCTTGAGCAGCTCCCCTGCCCAGCGGAGCACGGCCTGGTTCAGTCGCCTGGCGCCGGAACTGCCCCCTAGCACCAAGAGCGCGGGTCTCTCCCCCAGGCCCAGAGCTCGCCTGGCCTCTTCCCTGCGGCAGTCGAAGAAAGCCCGGCGCACGGGATAGCCAGTCACCACTGCCCCTCTCCCGAGGGCGGTTGCCGCTTCGACTGAGGAAGCGGCCATGCCATCCGCAAGCGGACGCAGGAGCCTTATGGCCCACCCGGGGCTGGCATCGGGGAGGAACAGCACCACCGGCACTCGGGCAAGCTTCGCCCCCAGGGCCCCGGGCACGCTCACGTAGCCCCCTGTCGCCAGCAAGACCTCGGCTCCAAACCCCAGCAGGGCGCGGCGAGCATCCGCCGCGCTCAGGAAGCCGGCTACGGCGTTGGCGGGCATCCGCACCCCCGTGCCGCGCACCTGGACTGCCCTCACCTGGCCAAACTCCCAGCCGTAACGGCGGGCCACTGCTTCCTCCGGCCCACCTGATACCCCCAGCCACAGTACCTCAGTTGCCTCCCCCAGGGAGGCCAGGGCTTCCAT
The window above is part of the Anaerolineae bacterium genome. Proteins encoded here:
- a CDS encoding UDP-N-acetylglucosamine--N-acetylmuramyl-(pentapeptide) pyrophosphoryl-undecaprenol N-acetylglucosamine transferase, translating into MRLAVAGGGTGGHIYPAVAAMEALASLGEATEVLWLGVSGGPEEAVARRYGWEFGQVRAVQVRGTGVRMPANAVAGFLSAADARRALLGFGAEVLLATGGYVSVPGALGAKLARVPVVLFLPDASPGWAIRLLRPLADGMAASSVEAATALGRGAVVTGYPVRRAFFDCRREEARRALGLGERPALLVLGGSSGARRLNQAVLRWAGELLKVADILHVAGRRDHEAVAEEAEAAGLTAGEGYHLFAYLDRLPEAMVASDLVVSRAGAAVLGELTAAGRPAVLVPGSFAGGHQRHNAAYLQRNGCAVVVEDEEVLERLGPEVLGLLRDEGSLRAMSARAKALAVPDAAERLAQLLQQMSRGGRFAH
- the murC gene encoding UDP-N-acetylmuramate--L-alanine ligase encodes the protein MTDFLPRSVHFVGVGGSGLSALARVALGLGLRASGSDRCRSSVVPPLEALGLTFQLGHEPLLVRGTELVVATSAVGEDNPEIAWARAHGIPVWKRHQFLPWLAQGKRLLAIAGTHGKTTTTALVAHLLTVTRQDPTCVVGGVLEGWGTNARVGGGDLFVLEADEYDRTFLSLDPWLGVVTTVEEDHPDCYPTREAVEEAFGEFMRRCRQRLVNGDDPGVGRALARAGTGLSVTYGRGEPAAWRLLSLTQTEEGTEFRFRCPDGSELDSRVRLWGRHSAENSLAALAAASTAGVPILEAAEALGTFGGVKRRFTVSGPFAGIYLVDDYAHHPTAIGAVIEAARQRFPGRRLVAVVQPHTFSRLESLFDGFVQSLRLADVSAVLPVYASRERGDSVAASRKLADASGALALPSVTGAAGLLLGMLRPGDVVLNLGAGDGETVTRHLAEALATDGVVHEA